In the Tissierellales bacterium genome, AGCTGAAATATATATATCTTCTATTGTCTTATCTTCTGGCACTATAAATCCATAACCTTTTTCATTCCCCTGCAATACACCTACAACTAAATTCATTTTATAGGGCAAACCGTATCTATCGCTTCTAGTCCTTATAATAGTGCCTTCCTTTTCCATAGTTTCTAACACTTGATAAAAAGTCTTATATTCTTTCTTTTCAATACCAAAAGCCTCTGCTAATTCTGACCTAAGCATTGGTTTGTAAAGCTTTTCATCCATAAACTCTACAATGTTCTTTTTAATACCCATTTTCTAACCTCCATTATCTTACTTACTTTATAGTTATGTATAATTATAAAAAGTTTTTTATAAAAAACATAAGTTATTTAATCCTATAATTTTTCTTATTACATCTATTTTCCCCAATTACAATTATATAATGACAAATTTCAGTAACATTTTTACTAAAGTTTTGATTAATGGCTTTTCCTTTTCTTAAAGAATGCCGTATCAGTACATCAATATGTATATATGATATTTATCCAGCAAGTGCTAATTCCAATTATATCATATTTAAATTTGCTTTATTTAATAGCCACTAAAAACCAATTAATCACTAAACCCTTTTACTATATATTTTCTATAATTAAAACCACCCGTAAAATGGGTGGTTTACTTTATCCATATAAAATTCAGTTTAATTTTATTTGCCTTTATCTTTTATTATTTATTCTTTAAAAGTCTTAAGAAAACATGAACTTACATCCTAAAATAATTTTCCCCCATATTGAACAAATAATTGTGCAAATACTAAAGAAACTATAGTCATCAATTTTATTAATATATTTAATGATGGACCAGAAGTGTCTTTAAATGGATCTCCAACTGTATCTCCAACAACTGCTGCCTTGTGAGCTTCACTACCTTTTCCACCATGGTTTCCATCTTCTACATACTTCTTAGCATTATCCCAAGCTCCTCCAGCATTAGCCATAAATATAGCCATTAAAACACCCGTAACTAATGCTCCACCAATTAGTCCACCTAAAGCTTCAGGTCCTAATATTAATCCTACAACTATTGGTACTACTACTGCAAGAACTCCTGGTATAATCATTTCCTTCAGTGCGGCTTGAGTACTTATATCAACACAAGTATTATATTCAGGAGTAGCTTTACCTTCCATAATACCCGGTATAGTTTTAAACTGTCTTCTTACTTCTTCAATCATACTAAATGCTGCCTTACCAACTGCATCCATAGTTATAGCCGAAAATATAAATGGAAGCATGCCACCAATAAACATACCTGAAATAACTTTCGGATCCGTTAAATTTATAGAACTTAGTTTAACTGCTTGTGTATAAGATGCAAATAGTGCTAATGCTGTTAATGCAGCGGATCCTATAGCAAATCCTTTTCCAACAGCTGCAGTTGTATTTCCTACAGCATCAAGTTTATCAGTAATATCTCTTACATTTTCTGGTAAATCACACATTTCTGCAATTCCACCAGCATTGTCAGCAATTGGTCCATAAGCATCTACTGCAATAGTCATTCCCGCTGTTGATAACATACCAACTGCCGCTAATGAAATACCATAAAGTCCATAAGTTACATTTTCCGCCCCACCTGCTGCAAAAAATGCTACTAATATTCCAATTGCTATAACAATTATTGGTCCACCTGTAGATTTCATACCTACAGACAATCCTCCAATAATATTTGTTGAAGCTCCTGTTTCAGATTCTTTAGCTATTCTCTTTACTGGATCATAATCTGCTGAAGTATAGTATTCAGTAATTTTTGCAATTACCAACCCTACTACTAATCCAGCTACTATTGCTACAAAAGGTCGTAATTCACCAATAATAGATTTACTTAAAAAGAAAGCTGCTACTATTGTAATAAGAGAACTTACTAAAGTTCCTGTATTTAATGACTTTTGTGGATCCTTATCTCCTCTAACAAAAAATACACCTATTATAGATGCTATAATACCAGCTGATGCAAGAGATATTGCAAAGTATACTCCAGATTCCCCATAAGCTGCTAAACCTAAAGTAAATGCTGAAATAATTGCTCCTACATAAGATTCGAATAAATCTGCACCCATTCCTGCTACGTCTCCAACATTATCTCCAACATTATCAGCTATTACTGCTGGGTTTCTTGGATCGTCTTCTGGTATTCCTGCTTCTACTTTACCAACTAAATCTGCCCCTACGTCAGCTGCTTTTGTATAAATTCCTCCACCTACGCG is a window encoding:
- a CDS encoding sodium-translocating pyrophosphatase, translated to METAFIISIITGIVALLFAVSKAKTIEKVAPGTDRMREIASYIEEGSMAFLSREYKSLAIFVIALFIILIFTIGIGTAVSFIVGAIFSVLAGYFGMKVATKANVRTANAAKEKGMNSALNVAFSGGAVMGMSVVGLGILGIGVLYTIYPDPEIITGFALGASSIALFARVGGGIYTKAADVGADLVGKVEAGIPEDDPRNPAVIADNVGDNVGDVAGMGADLFESYVGAIISAFTLGLAAYGESGVYFAISLASAGIIASIIGVFFVRGDKDPQKSLNTGTLVSSLITIVAAFFLSKSIIGELRPFVAIVAGLVVGLVIAKITEYYTSADYDPVKRIAKESETGASTNIIGGLSVGMKSTGGPIIVIAIGILVAFFAAGGAENVTYGLYGISLAAVGMLSTAGMTIAVDAYGPIADNAGGIAEMCDLPENVRDITDKLDAVGNTTAAVGKGFAIGSAALTALALFASYTQAVKLSSINLTDPKVISGMFIGGMLPFIFSAITMDAVGKAAFSMIEEVRRQFKTIPGIMEGKATPEYNTCVDISTQAALKEMIIPGVLAVVVPIVVGLILGPEALGGLIGGALVTGVLMAIFMANAGGAWDNAKKYVEDGNHGGKGSEAHKAAVVGDTVGDPFKDTSGPSLNILIKLMTIVSLVFAQLFVQYGGKLF